Proteins encoded together in one Cardiocondyla obscurior isolate alpha-2009 linkage group LG07, Cobs3.1, whole genome shotgun sequence window:
- the LOC139104038 gene encoding uncharacterized protein, which yields MGQDNICTTVPSIKNDEWIKELNRKNIRLSDIESTNSHGQIDILIGADVAGKLITGEITNLTNGLTALETRLGWTVIGKLPKFTNKIDTAVMMTTSFVQEADPTNLWKLDVIGILDPIEKLDKLAETEQTRKFLIETAKLNNEGRYEVRLPWKEDHAPISRNYEAAKSRLKKCVEKLSSRNLLEQYDKVFNQWLAERIIEEVFDDENKTAGHYLPHRPVIKAYGTTKIRPVFDASASSKGDPFLNQCLEIGPNLIELVPSALNRFREKEIGVTADVKKAFLQISINKLDRNVLRFLWTVNDRLVVYRHCRVVFGLTCSPFLLAAIIELHLSNSSKDKDTATKLKESFYVDNCITSVNSVDELETFVKKATSIINFMFTCTRVNASRSACVMTAGTIRSNRTLED from the coding sequence ATGGGACAAGATAATATTTGTACCACCGTGCCCAGCATTAAAAACGACGAGtggataaaagaattaaacagAAAGAATATTCGCCTGTCAGATATAGAGAGCACGAATAGTCACGGACAAATAGATATTCTTATAGGCGCGGACGTAGCAGGGAAATTGATAACCGGCGAGATAACGAATTTAACGAACGGATTAACTGCACTCGAAACACGTTTAGGATGGACCGTAATCGGAAAGTTGCCTAagtttacgaataaaatagaTACTGCAGTCATGATGACGACATCATTCGTGCAAGAGGCCGATCCAACAAATTTGTGGAAGTTAGACGTCATCGGAATCTTGGACCCCatagaaaaattagataaattagCTGAGACCGAACAAACGCGAAAATTTCTGATAGAAACAGCTAAGTTAAACAACGAGGGCCGTTATGAGGTTAGATTGCCATGGAAAGAAGATCACGCACCGATTTCACGTAATTACGAAGCTGCGAAGAGTAGGTTAAAGAAATGCGTAGAGAAACTGTCGTCGCGAAATCTTTTAGAGCAATACGACAAAGTTTTCAATCAATGGCTCGCGGAGAGAATTATTGAAGAAGTCTTCGATGACGAAAACAAGACAGCTGGTCATTACTTACCGCATCGACCGGTAATAAAAGCGTACGGTACCACAAAAATTAGACCCGTGTTCGATGCCTCGGCAAGTAGTAAAGGAGATCCGTTTCTAAATCAATGTTTAGAAATCGGTCCGAATTTGATAGAATTAGTACCGTCAGCGCTAAATAGATTCcgggaaaaagaaatcggAGTAACCGCGGATGTAAAAAAGGCGTTCCTACAGATAtccattaataaattagacCGCAATGTGTTGCGTTTTTTGTGGACAGTTAATGATCGTCTTGTTGTTTATCGCCATTGCCGTGTAGTATTCGGGCTGACCTGTAGCCCATTTTTATTAGCTGCTATCATAGAGTTACATCTGTCAAATTCAAGTAAGGACAAGGACACGGCGACAAAATTGAAAGAGTCATTTTACGTAGATAATTGTATTACAAGTGTAAATTCGGTAGATGAATTAGAGACTTTTGTAAAAAAGGCTACGTCTATTATAAACTTTATGTTCACGTGTACACGCGTGAACGCGTCACGTTCTGCGTGCGTGATGACTGCCGGAACGATCAGAAGTAACCGTACACTTGAGGATTAA